From one Rhopalosiphum padi isolate XX-2018 chromosome 2, ASM2088224v1, whole genome shotgun sequence genomic stretch:
- the LOC132919575 gene encoding uncharacterized protein LOC132919575, translated as MPNYYKRTPGSRTYRNFSEETLDNALNEIRNYRLTYRQASDKYGIPISTLSRKKNQLNLNPHGGQTALTSTEEGNIVETILFASDWGYPFDREEVKRLIKSYLDRSGRKIKIFKNNKPGDDWYTRFVSRHSGLLKPRLSENIKRSRAAVSRTTINY; from the coding sequence ATGCCGAACTATTATAAACGAACACCCGGCAGTCGTACTTACCGAAATTTTTCTGAAGAAACTTTAGATAATGCATTGAACGAAATCCGAAATTATAGATTGACTTACCGACAGGCTTCTGATAAGTATGGAATACCAATAAGCACTTTAAGTAGGAAAAAAAACCAACTAAATCTTAATCCCCACGGTGGCCAAACAGCTTTAACTTCCACTGAAGAAGGTAATATTgtagaaacaatattatttgcatCTGATTGGGGTTACCCTTTTGATAGGGAAGAAGTTAAGAGATTGATCAAGTCATACTTAGATCGTTCCggccgaaaaataaaaatatttaaaaacaataaacctGGCGATGATTGGTACACACGTTTTGTATCCAGACATTCTGGTCTTTTGAAACCTAGACTTTCCGAGAATATCAAAAGATCACGAGCTGCTGTCTCAAGAACtactatcaattattaa